From the genome of Triticum aestivum cultivar Chinese Spring chromosome 3B, IWGSC CS RefSeq v2.1, whole genome shotgun sequence, one region includes:
- the LOC123066210 gene encoding uncharacterized protein At1g28695: MMGIQPNLLNQLVSLLLGASVAGVLIFFMSSDGIGAGPSSAGISSWVNGTMAAPVAPAQEQEANHTSASKVDGVASPQEASHNTSQAAEDELERLLRTVADEHKTVIMTSVNEAWAAEGSLLDLLLESFRAGERIAHFVDHLLVVALDTGALERCRAVHPHCYLLPPLVGGKDLSDEKVFMSKDYLDLVWSKVRLQQRILELGYNFLFTDVDIMWFRNPFERMSVAAHMVTSSDFYFGDPYSPVNAPNTGFLYVRSSALMVGVFEAWRAARLSFPGKHEQQVFNEIKFELVDKRGLRVQFLDTVHNAGFCNNTRDFNTLYTMHANCCVGLAAKLHDLGNLMKEWRVYRGMDDAQRRRGPVRWKVPGICIH, translated from the exons ATGATGGGGATCCAGCCCAACCTGCTGAACCAGCTCGTGTCGCTCCTCCTCGGGGCGTCCGTCGCCGGGGTGCTCATCTTCTTCATGTCCTCGGACGGGATCGGGGCCGGGCCGTCCTCGGCCGGCATATCCAGCTGGGTCAATGGAACCATGGCGGCGCCGGTTGCTCCTGCCCAGGAGCAGGAGGCTAACCACACGAGCGCAAGCAAGGTCGACGGCGTTGCCTCCCCTCAGGAGGCCAGCCACAACACTAGCCAG GCGGCGGAGGACGAgctggagcggctgctgcggaCGGTGGCGGACGAGCACAAAACGGTGATCATGACGTCGGTGAACGAGGCGTGGGCGGCCGAGGGCTCGCTGCTGGACCTCTTGCTCGAGAGCTTCCGCGCCGGGGAGCGGATCGCGCACTTCGTGGATCACCTCCTCGTCGTGGCCCTCGACACCGGGGCGCTGGAGCGGTGCCGGGCCGTGCACCCGCACTGCTACCTCCTGCCGCCCCTGGTCGGCGGCAAGGACCTCTCGGACGAGAAGGTGTTCATGAGCAAGGACTACCTGGACCTGGTGTGGAGCAAGGTCCGGCTGCAGCAGAGGATCCTCGAGCTCGGCTACAACTTCCTCTTCACG GATGTGGACATCATGTGGTTCCGCAACCCATTCGAGCGGATGTCGGTGGCGGCACACATGGTGACCTCGTCGGACTTCTACTTCGGGGACCCGTACAGCCCCGTGAACGCCCCGAACACGGGGTTCCTGTACGTGAGGTCGAGCGCGCTCATGGTGGGCGTCTTCGAGGCGTGGCGGGCGGCGAGGCTGTCCTTCCCGGGGAAGCACGAGCAGCAGGTGTTCAACGAGATCAAGTTCGAGCTGGTCGACAAGCGCGGGCTCCGGGTGCAGTTCCTCGACACGGTGCACAACGCCGGGTTCTGCAACAACACCCGGGACTTCAACACGCTCTACACCATGCACGCCAACTGCTGCGTCGGCCTCGCCGCCAAGCTCCATGACCTCGGGAACCTGATGAAGGAGTGGCGCGTGTATAGGGGGATGGACGACGCACAGCGCCGGCGCGGCCCCGTGCGGTGGAAGGTCCCTGGGATATGCATCCACTGA